The following proteins are co-located in the Triticum aestivum cultivar Chinese Spring chromosome 1A, IWGSC CS RefSeq v2.1, whole genome shotgun sequence genome:
- the LOC123040378 gene encoding protein EARLY RESPONSIVE TO DEHYDRATION 15: protein MSAMVASSLNPEAPLFIPAAFQQVEDFSPQWWDLVKSTAWFRDHWYHQHQQLDDMVDSLMALEAEDAIAVEASQPQPPAALKIDGVLKALSLASPSPKGGFSEKPRYTEKPTKYAGSPRSGGAPRFIHQPR from the exons ATGAGCGCCATGGTCGCGTCGTCGCTTAACCCGGAGGCCCCGCTCTTCATCCCGGCAGCGTTCCAGCAGGTGGAGGACTTCTCACCGCAGTGGTGGGACCTCGTCAAGTCCACCGCCTGGTTTCGCGACCACTGGTACCACCAGCACCAGCAGCTCGACGATATGGTCGACTCCCTCATGGCCTTGGAGGCCGAGGACGCCATCGCCGTCGAGGCTTCGCAGCCGCAGCCGCCAGCGGCACTCAAGATTG ACGGGGTGCTCAAGGCGCTGAGCCTGGCGTCCCCAAGCCCAAAGGGTGGCTTCTCGGAGAAGCCTAGGTACACCGAGAAGCCCACCAAGTACGCCGGCAGCCCGAGGAGCGGTGGCGCACCGCGCTTCATCCACCAGCCTCGCTAG